One part of the Clostridia bacterium genome encodes these proteins:
- a CDS encoding CorA family divalent cation transporter: MEVYRLKDNELVKANFEDISSDDKSKYWIIATPEELCENNGVFKFHNSTVEECMNSKQHPRLEVYDEFSFGVINIMDKDVTGADKFWLTARELNFYLTSKYLILVSKLPNRLIDNVKKEVFENANASNNYIVNFSKILYILMHRLTSMDNIILKELESRIALLEEQVMEEVRRDYTKEIIELRKQLLFLKRYYEPLLDIAEGLEENENGLIEEGALKYFSILKNRIERLNNYVLHLRDYVTQVREAYQAQVDISLNHIMKLFTVITAVFLPLTLIAGWYGMNFKHMPELNWIYGYPFAFALSAAVVAISLVYFKKHKYM; the protein is encoded by the coding sequence ATGGAAGTATATAGGCTTAAGGATAACGAATTGGTCAAAGCAAACTTTGAAGATATAAGCAGTGATGATAAATCTAAGTACTGGATAATAGCAACCCCTGAAGAGCTGTGTGAGAATAATGGAGTTTTCAAATTCCATAATTCTACCGTGGAAGAGTGTATGAACTCTAAGCAGCATCCAAGGCTGGAGGTTTACGACGAATTCAGTTTTGGCGTGATAAACATTATGGATAAGGATGTGACTGGGGCTGATAAGTTCTGGCTTACCGCAAGAGAATTGAATTTCTATCTCACATCAAAATATTTGATACTAGTGTCCAAGCTTCCGAACAGATTGATTGATAATGTAAAGAAGGAAGTATTTGAGAACGCCAATGCTTCCAATAATTACATAGTCAATTTTTCAAAAATTTTATACATACTTATGCATAGACTGACTTCCATGGATAATATCATACTCAAAGAATTAGAGAGTAGGATAGCTCTGCTGGAGGAGCAGGTGATGGAGGAAGTACGTCGGGATTATACAAAGGAGATAATTGAGCTGAGAAAGCAATTGTTATTCTTGAAAAGGTACTACGAGCCTTTGCTGGATATAGCAGAGGGGTTGGAGGAGAATGAGAACGGACTTATTGAGGAAGGCGCGCTGAAATACTTCAGCATACTGAAGAACCGGATAGAAAGATTAAACAATTATGTACTGCATCTTAGGGATTATGTAACCCAAGTAAGGGAAGCATACCAGGCCCAGGTAGACATAAGTCTTAACCATATAATGAAGCTCTTTACAGTAATAACCGCAGTTTTCCTGCCTTTAACACTTATTGCCGGCTGGTACGGAATGAACTTCAAGCATATGCCGGAGCTTAACTGGATATATGGCTACCCCTTTGCCTTCGCCCTAAGTGCAGCAGTAGTAGCGATAAGCCTTGTGTATTTTAAGAAACATAAGTATATGTAA